Proteins from a single region of Rhea pennata isolate bPtePen1 chromosome 4, bPtePen1.pri, whole genome shotgun sequence:
- the SPARCL1 gene encoding SPARC-like protein 1, giving the protein MKTAALFICLVGSAFAIPTYPLIHKLGLHGQKSVEKAQDIHSDISEEENTEYVNKGDLLSSHRNKNKEVSLTDTEHKEEPRPAKTWRSSSSEHEAKNSLKSINFLPLHLKLSLASDKHDSDSGSSSREQFSSEYYQFRTHEKPNTEQVMDDEKKPADALSEHNTWKYNKNTVGLSENNSEGAEEEKMEEEEEEWGEETDHRDMNHKPHLTNQDKQYNKRQQNEESRQSDEIMRDSSQPLRITKRHSEKSDREQKKDETQRKPHEEEKISFSQKNSNEDPDDKQQSRQGKDNSQVNNQSGHETVVKRQYEEDSDDDDDHDSSDVDGEEDLSNVWEETTYEEGKRIQSNNPGSISTEQEGEGTDEDDSAVSSDNNDYQDAKIKHFVHFEEDYHHEPLNSDSKEQIETSTSEQSVNSMNPEDKVKITGRSYSEGESATNSSGKAFLDPCRNFHCKRGRVCHTNEQEKPSCICQDPAACPSTKDYEHVCGTDNKTYDGICQLFGTKCQLEGTKMGHQLHLDYMGACKYIPHCTDYEVDQFPLRMRDWLKNILMQYYERDLETSGFLTEKQRSKAKKIYQNEKRLMAGDHPVELLLHDFEKNYQMYVYPVHWQFYQLDQHPVDRLLTRSELAPLRASLVPMEHCITRFFQECDGDKDKLISLKEWCHCFGIKREDVDENLLF; this is encoded by the exons GCTCAAGATATTCATTCTGACAtctcagaggaagaaaacacagagtATGTAAACAAGGGTGATTTGCTGTCAAGTcacaggaacaaaaataaagaggtATCACTAACAGATACTGAGCATAAGGAGGAGCCCAGGCCTGCTAAAACATGGAGAAGCAGCAGTAGCGAGCATGAAGCAAAAAATAGCCTGAAGAGCATTAATTTCCTTCCGCTGCACCTTAAACTAAGTCTGGCTTCTGACAAGCACGACAGTGActctggaagcagcagcagagaacagTTCAGCTCTGAATATTACCAGTTCAGGACACATGAGAAACCCAACACTGAACAAGTTATGGATGATGAAAAAAAACCAGCAGATGCTCTCAGTGAGCATAACACCtggaaatataataaaaatacagttggTCTATCTGAAAACAATAGCGAAGgtgctgaagaggaaaagatggaggaggaggaagaggaatggGGTGAAGAAACTGACCATAGAGACATGAATCACAAACCCCACCTGACAAATCAAGACAAACAATATAATAAAAGGCAGCAAAATGAAGAGAGCAGGCAATCTGATGAGATCATGAGAGATTCCAGTCAGCCACTCCGGATAACCAAGAGGCACAGTGAGAAATCTGATCGAGAGCAGAAAAAGGATGAGACCCAAAGAAAGCCTCacgaagaagaaaaaatctctttctctcaaaaaaaCAGTAACGAAGATCCGGACGACAAACAGCAAAGCCGACAAGGCAAAGACAATTCTCAAGTAAACAATCAGAGTGGTCATGAAACAGTGGTGAAAAGACAGTACGAGGAGGatagtgatgatgatgatgatcacGATAGCAGTGATGTTGATGGTGAGGAAGATCTCAGCAATGTCTGGGAAGAAACAACCTATGAAGAAGGCAAAAGGATCCAGAGTAACAATCCCGGAAGCATCAGCACTGagcaggaaggggaagggacCGATGAAGATGACAGTGCAGTTAGCAGTGATAATAATGATTACCAAGATGCCAAAATTAAACACTTTGTTCACTTTGAGGAAGATTACCATCATGAGCCACTTAATTCTGACAGTAAAGAACAAATAGAAACAAGTACCTCTGAACAGAGTGTGAATTCGATGAATCCTGAAGATAAG GTTAAAATTACAGGCAGATCATACAGTGAGGGGGAAAGTGCAACCAACAGCAGTGGGAAGGCTTTCCTGG ATCCATGTAGGAATTTCCACTGCAAAAGAGGAAGAGTCTGCCATACAAATGAACAAGAGAAACCTAGCTGTATTTGCCAAGACCCTGCTGCTTGCCCTTCAACAAAAGATTATGAGCAT GTTTGTGGCACTGATAATAAGACTTATGATGGCATATGTCAACTCTTTGGCACAAAATGCCAACTTGAAGGGACAAAAATGGGACACCAGCTGCATCTGGACTATATGGGAGCCTGCAAAT ACATCCCTCATTGTACTGATTATGAAGTGGATCAGTTCCCTCTCCGGATGAGAGACTGGCTCAAAAACATCCTTATGCAATATTATGAACGTGATCTGGAGACATCTGGATTTCtaactgaaaagcaaaggagtAAA GCCAAAAAAATCTACCAGAACGAAAAACGTCTCATGGCTGGTGATCACCCAGTTGAGCTTCTCCTGCATGACTTTGAGAAAAATTATCAGATGTATGTGTATCCTGTGCACTGGCAGTTTTACCAGCTTGATCAGCACCCCGTTGACAg aTTATTAACTCGTTCAGAGCTGGCTCCTTTGAGAGCTTCTCTCGTTCCCATGGAACACTGCATAACTCGTTTTTTCCAAGAGTGTGACGGAGACAAAGACAAACTCATCTCTTTGAAGGAGTGGTGCCACTGCTTTGGGATTAAGAGAG AGGACGTAGATGAAAACCTCCTGTTTTGA